Genomic window (Polyangia bacterium):
GGGCCGGGGTGCCGAAACCGCCATTACCTTGGGCGTCCGCGCCGGGTACAACCTTCAACTGGGGGATCGCTTCAGTCTCTGGCCCACCGTGGGACTCAATTACCAGCACTTCTCTTTTTCGGACGGCGGCGGCTCCGACAGCAACACCTATTTCAACCTGGACGTTCCCTTCCTCTTTCACGTCGTCCCGCACTTCTTCCTGGGCCTCGGGCCGTTCGTTCACGTGGGCCTGGGCGACGGCGATCCGAATGTCTTCGGCATCCAGTCGCTGATCGGCGGCTGGTTCTAGCCGCGCCGGCGATCGTTCCGTTCACCTGGCGCGCAGGCGCGCGGCCAGGCCCGAGCAGCGGAGCAAGATCTCCGCGTTGCGTACGGCGAGGCCCAGCGCCTTGCGCGAGCCGACCATCACCACCAGGCGCTTGCCGCGCGTGACCGCGGTGTAAAGCAGATTGCGCTGCAACATCACGTAGTGCTGGGTGTGAATGGGAATGACCACCGCCGGATATTCCGAGCCCTGCGATTTGTGGACGGTGGCGGCGTAGGCCAGGGTCAGCTCGTCGATCTCGTCGAGATCGTAGGTGACCTCGCGATCTTCGAAGCGCACCACCAGCATCTCGGCGCCGGCGTCGACGCGATCGACGCGGCCGATGTCACCGTTCCACACCTCCTTGTCATAGTCGTTGCGCACCTGCATGACCTTGTCGCCGACGCGAAAGCTGCGCGCGCCCCGAGTCAATCCCGGCGCGCCGGCGGTCATCGCCTCTTGCAGCAGGGCATTTAAATTCGCCGCGCCCAGATCGCCCCGGTGCATCGGCGACAGCACCTGGATGTCGCTGGGTTGCAAACCGTATCGGCGGGGCAGCCGCACGGTGACCAGATCGCGGATGACGGCGGCGGCGCGCGCCGGATCGTCTTCCTCGATGACGAAGAAGTCGCGCGTGTCGTCGGCGGCGTCGGGCGCGCGCTGGCCCAGCTCGGGCATCTCGCCGTCGTGGATGCGGTGGGCGTTGGTGACGATCAGGCTTTGCGCCGCCTGGCGGAAGATCTCGGTCAACCGCACCGTCGGCACCACGCCCGAGGTGATCACGTCGCGCAGCACCGAGCCCGGCCCCACCGACGGCAGCTGGTCGACGTCGCCCACCAGCACGAGACGGGTCCCAGAGGCGAGCGCGTTCAAGAGATCGGCGCCCAGCCGCACGTCCAGCATCGAACACTCGTCGACCACCAGCAGATCGGCTTCCAGCGGGCGCTGGGCGTTGCGCCCGAACTGGCTCTCGGCCGGCCGCCATTCCAGCAACCGGTGCAGCGTGGCCGCCGGCTGTCCCGTCGCATCCGAAAGACGTTTCGCCGCGCGTCCGGTGGGCGCCGCCAGCGCGACGGTCAAACCCTTGCGCGAAAAGATGCTGACGATCCCGCGCACGATGGTGGTCTTGCCGACGCCGGGGCCGCCGGTGATCACCACGACCTTGCCGGTCAGGGCGCGGCGTACGGCCTCGGCCTGCTGGCTGGCCAGGCTGATCTGCGCCTCGCGTTCGTACCAGCCGAGCGCACGATCGGCGTCGACGGAGAGCGCATTCGTGCTGGCCGCGTCCATCAAACGACGCAGGCCCTGCGCCAGCGCCACCTCCGCGCCGTAAAGCGCGCTGTCGTAAACCGCGGGATCGCTTTCCAGCGCGCCGCTGGTGACAGCGGCGTCGATGGCCACGTCGCCGGCCCGGGCCAGCCGATCGATCGCGTCTTGCACCAGATTGTCCGCCACGCCCAGCAGCGCCGCAGCCTCGCGAACCAGCCGCCCGCGCGGCAAGAACACGTGGCCGTCGCTGCCGCCTTCTTGCAGCACGTGGCGCACGCCGGCCTCCACGCGCGAAACCGATTCGCGTTCGATGCCCAGCGCCGCCGCAAGCTTGTCCGCCGACAGAAAACCGATCCCCCAAACATCGAAGGCCAGGCGATAAGGATTTTCGCGCACGCGGGCGATGGCCGCGCCGCCGTACCGTTTGTAGATGCGCGCCGCGAAGGCCGGCGAGACGCCGTAGCCCTGCAAGAACACCATCACCTTGCGCACCTCGCGCTGGGCTGCCCACGCCTCGCGGATGGCCCGGCCGCGCGACGGGCCGATGCCGGCGACCTCGCCGATGCGGGTGGGATCGCGATCCAGGATCTCCAGCGTCTCGATGCCGAAGCGTTCGACGATGCGGGCGGCGTACTCGGGACCGATGCCTTTGATCAAACCCGACCCCAGATAGCGACGGATGCCCTCCAGCGTGGCGGGCGTCAGCTCTGTGTAGCGGGCGACGCGAAACTGCGGGCCAAAACGCGCGGTGTTTTCTTGCTGGCCGCTGACCCGCAACGCCGCGCCCACCGGAACGCCCAGCAGGCTGCCGACGATGGTGACCACCGCGCCGTCGCCGGCGCCGGTAGGCTTGAGCCGCGCCACCGTGAACTCGCCGTCGCCGCCCGAATAGACGATCCGTTCGACGGTTCCTTCCAGCGTTTCTTCGCGCGCGTCGGCGGCGCCCTTCCCGCGCCCAGCCAGGCGGCCACGCTCGAACAGATCCACGCCCCAAATTCACCACGAAGATCCCCTTCGAGCAATGCGCGGGCGCGATCGTCGATCGCCGGGCCCGGCATCGGATGCTAAAGTCGCCCCGCATGTCGCCGTCGCAGCTCCCCCCGGGCCCGCGCCCGGGCCCACCCGCTCCGGTCCGACGGCGGCTGGAGATCGCCAACCCATCCGATGGCGGTTTTTTCTACTGGCTGCTGAAGTTCTATCTGTTCGGCGCGATGGTGGCCGGCGGACTGTTCCTGTGCGGCGGCTTCATCGCCTACTGCTATTTCGCCGACACGCTGCCCAGCGTCCCCGACCTGGCCACCTATCATCAGGTTGCCGCCACCACCACCGTCGTGCGCGCCTGGGACGGCACCACCCTGGGCGAGCTGGCCAGCGAGCGACGGGAGATCCTTCCTTATGATCGCTTCCCGCCGCAGCTGATCCACGCTTTTTTGGCCGCCGAAGATCGCCGGTTCTACGAACACGGCGGCCTGGATCTGCGCGGCATCGCCCGCGCCCTGGGCGCCAATCTGCGCGCCGGCGGCGTGGCCCAAGGCGGATCGACGATCACCCAGCAAGTGGCCAAGTCGTTCCTGTCGTCCGAGCGGACGCTGCAGCGAAAGATCCGCGAGGCCATCCTGGCCCGGCGATTGGAGTCGCACTATTCAAAGCGCGACATCCTGACGCTGTACCTGAACCAGATTTTTCTTGGCAATGGCGCCTACGGCGTGGCGGCAGCGGCGCGGCGGTACTTCGACAAGTCGATCGACGACATCGATCTCGGCGAGATGGCCATGCTGGCCGGCCTGGCGCGCGCGCCGTCGCGTTTTTCTCCGCTGGCCAGCATCGATCGGGCGCGGGCCCGGCGCGATCAGGTGCTGACGGCGATGGTGGCGTCCGGATACTTGACCGACAGCGAAGCCAACGGCTGGCGCGCCAAGCCGGTGGTGGTGCGGCAGCGGCCGGATTTCTTCCGCCTGATCTCGCCGTATTTCACCGAGCACGTGCGGCGCGACGTGGCGCGACGGTACGGCGAGAAGAAGCTGTGGGAAGGCGGCCTGCAGATCGAGACCACGTTGCTGCCGTGGATCGATCTGTCGGCGCAGGAGAACGTCGACTTTTCGCTGCGCAAGCTGGACAAGCGGCAGGGCTGGCGTGGGCCGGTGGTGCGGCTGTCGCCGGCGGCGGCGGCGGAGTTTCGCCAGCGCTCGCTGGAACGGTACGGCGCCGATCCGCCGGTCGAGGGACGCCTGTACCTCGGCCTGGTGGAATCGGTGGGCGAGGACGGCGCCCAGGTGCGGGTCGGAAAGTGGACCTATGTGTTGCCGCCGGCGGCGATGAGCTGGGCGTTTCCTTACAGCGCGAGAGACTTCGTCAACGATCGGGGCCTCGAGTCCACCGCCAACGTGCTGCACGTGGGCGACGTCGTCTGGGTGACCAATGCTTATCGCTCCAAGCTGCGCCGATTTTCCGAGTGGGTGTACGACAGCAAAAGCGAAGTGCAGTGGTTGGCGGCGTTCGACGACAAGGCCGCCGGCCGCGCCCCGCCCAAGACCGTCGAGCTGTTCCTGGAACAGACGCCGCGCGTACAGGGCGCGGTCTTCAGCTACGACCATCACAGCGGATACGTCATGGCCATGGTGGGCGGCCACGATTACGACCGATCCGAATTCAACCGCGTGGTGCAGGCCTGCCGCCAGCCAGGCTCGGCGTACAAGCCGATCTATTACTCGCTGGCGCTGGACAAAGGGTACGGCTTTGGCTCGTTGCTGAACGACGTGCCGCGCGCCGAGGTTGATCCCATCACCGGCGAGGTGTGGACGCCGACCAACCTGAACAACACCGTCGAATATCAGGTCACGCTGGAGTACGCGCTGATCTGGTCGAAGAACGTGCCGTCGGTGCAGCTGTTCAAGCTGATGGGCGGACACGAGGTGGAGAAATGGGCGCGGCGGCTGGGCATCAGCACGCCGATCATTCCTGATCAGGCGTTGGCGCTGGGCGCGTCGTGCTCGCGCATGGACGAGATGACGCGGGCGTTCAGCGCGTTCGCGCGGAACGGCGTGCTGGTCGATCCGGTGTACATCCGCCGCATCCGCGATCGCAACGGGGCCGTGCTGGAAGACAACACCGCCATCGGCGATCCGGTGGGCCCGCCCAGCGATCGGCTGGATCGATTGGTGGCCCTGGCGGGACAAAAACAAGAGCCGGTGATCTCGCCGCGTACTGCTTACCTGACGTCGACCCTTTTGCGCCACGTGGTCACGCGCGGCCACGCGCCGGCCATCCGCGTCGCCAATTATCCAGCGGCGGGAAAGACCGGCACGTCCAGCGCCACCATGGACGCCTGGTTTGTCGGGTTCACCTCGCGCTGGATGACGTCGACATGGATGGGCGACGATCTGCGCGAGCGGCCGCTCGGACAAAGAGACGCCGCGTTCATGCTGACCGTGCCGCTGTTCACCCGCTACATGACCGAAGTGACCGCCGGCCAGCCGTTGCAAGAGATCCCCTGGGAGCGGCCGAAAGGCGTCAAGCCCGGCGACACCGGCGGCAAGGTGCGGACCACCGTCGAGGAGGTGCTGGCCGATCGGCCCGGCGACACGCGGCCTGGCCCGGGTGGCAGCGGCGCGGTGAAATCAGCGGCGGCGAAGCGAATCAAGGCGCCCCCCCCACCGCCGGCGCCGCGCGCGGTGCCACAAAAAGCGGCGGCCCTCACCGCGCCGGCACAAGAGTCATCGCCCCAACCGGCGCCGCGCCCTGCTCCCCCGCCGCGACAGACCCAGATGCAACGAACACGCCCGCCTTCGCCAGAGCCGGCCGCGGTGACGGCGCCGCCGATCAAGAAGCCGAACAGGTCCACAGCCGGCGCCCGCCCGACAAAGCGATAAGCGCCACGCGGACCGCGTTATTGCATCAGGGTGCGCGCCGCCGCAAAGACCGGGTCGATGTTGCTGACGTACACGCCCTTGCCGTTGCAGGCGTAGAAATCGTCCAGATAGGTCTTGTCACCGGCCGGCGTGGTGACGGTCAACGCCAGCGTCTCCTTGTCAGCGCCGCAGGTCTTCTGGGTCGACACCGTCACCGCGTTCAACGCGTCCACCAGCGAAGCCAGCTGGGCATCGTTCAACGGTCGGCTGCCGTCGACATATTGATAGGGGCCGGTGGCGATCGCTGATGGTGCTTGGCAAACGTGCCACGCCAGCACCTTGTCGGCCTTCGTCAAAGTGAAGGTGCCCTGCCGCAAATAAGGGCAGGCGGAGCCGGTGGGCGCCGGCCCGACAAAGCCGCCGCCCATGTCTTCCGCCACCATCTTGGTGGCGTTGTCCGGCCACACCTGATTCGTCGACGGCGCGTCGGACGCGTCGGATGTTGGTGGGACCTCGACGATGTCGGGGCCGCTGTCGGAAGACGGCGGCGATCCGTCGTTGCCAGGCAACGCGCCGCCGCTGCTGCAACCTACTGCCAGCGTGGCAACCAGCACCAAGCGACGTTTGTTATTCATGGTTGTTTGTTGATGAGAAGGGGCGCGCCAATTCTCGCGTGAGAGCCGCCGCGGCCACTTCCTTGCAGCCGCTGACGTTCTGCCCCGCCCACAACGGCGAGAAATCGCCCCTGCCCTGACTCTCTGCCTTTGCGCGCAGAGGCGCGATGGCCGATGTCGCCAGGGGGAAAGCGGGGACGGCGCCGCTCATGGGACCAAGCTCCCTCATGATGCGATTGACGATACCCCGCGCGGCCCGTCCGGTGAACAAGTTGGTGAGCGCCGTGACGTGGGCGGCGTCGCTCTTGAGGGCCGCTCGGTGCACCGTGCTGGTGGTGGCCTCCGGACACAGCAGGTACGCCGTCCCGATCTGAACGCCGCTCGCTCCCAGCGCCAGGGCGGCCGCGACGCCCCGCGCGTCGGCGAGGCCACCGGCGGCGATGACTGGAATCTTCACCGCGTCCACGATCTGCGGCACCAGCGCCAAGGTGCCGAGCTGCGCGCTCAGGTCCTCGGACAGAAAGCTGCCGCGATGGCCGCCCGCCTGGATCCCTTGAGCGATGACCGCGTCGACACCACGAGCCTCCAGCCAGCGCGCCTCGGCGACCGTGGTCGCCGAAGACAGGACCCTCGCTCCCCAGCGGCGCACCCGGGCGAGCAGCGTTTCCGACGGCAAACCAAAGTGAAAGCTCACCACCGCCGGCCTGAAAACGCCGATCACATCGGCGGCCTCGGCACCAAAAGGCGATCGGCCGGGACCGGCCGCGATGGCGTCGGCGTCGATTCCCAACTCGGCAAAGTACGGCGCCAGCGCCTGACGCCAGAGCGCTTCCCGCGCCTCGTTCGGCCCCGGTTGGGTGTGACAGAAGAAGTTCACGTTGAAGGGCCTGGTGGTTTGCGCCTTGATAGCAGCCAGCTCCGTGCGCAACGCTTCCACCCCGAGCGTCGCACAGGGCAGCGAGCCAAGACCGCCAGCGTTGCAGACGGCGACGGCAAGCGCGCTGCCCTGCACGCCGGCCATCGGTGCCTGAACAATGGGCAGCTCGGTCCCGAGGAGCTCTTTGAGGGTCGCGAATGGCATCGAAAAACACTATCGAATGGACAGCAACTCGATATCGAAGACCAGGGGGCCGCTTGGCGCTCCGGTCCGGGTCGGGGTGTCGCCATAGGCCAGGGCACTCGGGATCCAGAAGCGCGCCTTGTCCCCGACCACCATCAATTGAACGCCCTCGGTCCAGCCTTTGATCACACTGTTCAAGGGGAAGCTGGTCGACTTGCCCCGGCTGACCGAGCTGTCGAACAGCACCCCATCGGGCGTCCATCCACTGTAGTGAACCTCGACAGTGCTGGTCGCCTTGGGGTGCTCTTTCCCTTTTCCGCGCACCAGAAATCGATAGGCGAGACCGGACGGCGTCCGCTGCGTATCCACCGGTGCCGCGCCGACATCTTCTGGCACCAGGATGGGATCAGGCATCTTCACGAACTCGACCAGCTCGACATCGAACACAGAAGGTCGCGCTGGTCCGCGGCGCCGGGGCTGACCCGAGATGGCCAGAGCGGCCGGAATCCACAGGCGGCGTTTCTCGCCCTTGGCCATCAGGCGCACCCCTTCGGACAGCCCCTTGATGAGGTCGTCGATCAGGAACGGCCATGGCTCACCGTCGGGGATCGAGCTGGCGATGAGATCGCCTTCCGGCGTCCAGCCCGTGAAGTTGAGGATCACCTTGTCGTGCAAACCAGGGTGGGCGGCTCCGTTTCCTTTCGACAGGATCTTCCAGGCCAGTCCGTTCGGGGCCTTGGTCGCCTGCGGCGGCGCCTCCGCCACGTCGGGGGGCGCCCCCGGCGCGACAGGGCGGGCGCTCACCAACGGCTCGATCGGTTGGGAGACCGCCACGGGACCGACCAGCAGAGCGGCGAGAACAGTCGTCACAACGAAGATCGTCGGAGGGTGCGACAGCATTTCAGTCCGGCAACGATACCGGAATTCAGCGGCGGCGAGGAGAGCGAGCGGAGCGACCGATCCTCGTGTCGCCCAACCTCACGGAGCCGTGGCGCAAGCTTCGGCGGAGTTGCCACTTTCGCCAGCGGCGCTGGTGGCCACGACCACATAGCAGTACGGCGTGCCGCTGGTGACCGCGGGATCGATCGCGCTGGTGGCGTTGCTGCCGGCGATCGGCACGCTGTAGGGACCGCCGCTGGCCCCGCGCTTGACGAGGTAACCGGTGGCCCCGGCCGAGGGCGTCCATGAAACGTTCACCTGGGCGGCGCCGCCAGCCGCAGTTACGCCGACGGGCGGGGCTGGCGGCGCCGTGGCCCCAGCGCCCGACGGCGTAAAGGCGTTGTCGTTGGTGATCAGCAATCGGTCCAGCTTGGCCCCGTCCTCCCGGTAGGCGACCTGCAAGAGATGGTCACCGGCGGCCAGGCCAAGCTGGACCAGCTGGTTCGAATGGCCAGAGTCGTGCGCCGAGGTCCAGTGCCAGGCGGACCCGGGCGCGATGTCGTTCCACATGATCGGTGTACCGCCGTCCACGATCAGCCAGAAGGAATCGTCGTTGGTGGTCGGCGCGATCACGCGCCCCCAGATCTTGAACGTCCCCGCCGCGGCCAGCGTGAACGGGAACGTGGCCCGGCCCATGGTCGGAGCGCTGGTCGGACTATTGTTGCCAGCCGCCACCGTGACGTACTTGCCGCCCACCGCGTTGCCGTCGCTGGCGATCTGCACAGGCGGCGTGAGGCGGGCGCTCTCCGCTTCGCGCCAGAGGGACTGCGGAGAAAAACCGAGCACCTGCTTGACCGCGATGTTGTCGACCGCGACAACGCCGCTGACGTCGAGGCGCCACTTGTCCATGTACTGGCGGGGTCGCACCAACCTCACGCTCGATTGGCTGAGATACGACTCCAGGGCCGAGTCGGAAAACGCGCTGGTGCCAGCCAGGAACGCGCCCGACAGGCCATCCCAGTGCACCGGCAGGTACGCTTTGGGCTTGATCACCGGAAGAACCAATTGCGCCACTGATTTTCCCCCGCTACCGATCCACAGATCGACCGACGTGAGTCCGGCGTCGCTCATTGCCGCCTTGAGGTTATCCAGAGGCGCACCGTAATTGACCCCATCGAGCACGATGGGAACGCTGAGGTCCGTCGGGCTGGCCGAGTTTTGGTAGAACCAACTGAAGCGGCCCTGTGGCCCGTCGACGGTGAATAGAAATCCGCGCCCGCCGCCGCCGTTGGGAAAATCCTCCGCCACACCGGCGTGCAGGCCCCCCGTCACCGGGTCGGGAATGGGAACGTCCTTCAGCTCGACGGGGTTGTGTTGCTCCGGATTGCTGGTGGGATCGCCGCTGTGGTTCCAGCGGACCACTCTCATGGTGACCCCATCGGCGAGCGCGATCCGTTCGCCGCCGAAAATGGGCGTGCAGCGCTCGGCAGGGAGGTTCTGCGCCAGGACCTGGTAGCAGGTGGTCTTCGAGCCGAAGATCGGCGCGCCGGTCATGCTCGACCAGGTCGCCGTATCGAACGTATGGTCAAAGTGGCTGTGGCCGGTGAGCAGAAGGTTCACCGCCGTCGCGCCGCCCAGCGCATCGCGAACGCGGGCGACCATGGGCAGGTCGGGTTTGAAGGCGTGGTGGGTATGAGCCAAGCCGCCGCCGCCCCCATAAAACTCGCTCGCCGGGATGCGGGTAAAATAGCCGTCGGTGAGGATCTTCAAGGACCCCAGCTGGTAATACACGTTCGAGATGGACATCCACGTGATGTCCACGAACGCGGGCCCGACGGCTGTGACAGTGGCAGCCTCGGAGACGGACGCGATTTCGGGGCTCGTTGCCGGCGCATCATCGGTACAGCTGCCGGTGGCCACCAGTACGAACAACAGTGGCAGGCCGCGCGCCCATCGAACTCTGGCTGTCTTTCGGTCCGTCAAAGGTCACCTCTCATCCGTCCCCGTTCCGATCAGTTCGGAAATAACAAACCTTCAGGGACCAAACGAGCGGCGCCGCTGATCTTCACTGCGAAATCGCAAATTCCGGGTTGGGCGGCCGCGCGACGATCAGGCGTCGACTTCCCACAGACCTGGATATCTCCGGACGAACCCACTCTGATCGACTTCGAGAAGCGCCGCATAGGTGAAGCGCGGGGCCTGGTACCAATACGTGGTCTCCGATCGCCGTTCATAGCGTTGGACGAGAATGTCGAGAGTACCTGTCGACACGTCCAACCAGGCGGCTGGTGCGTCCGCGGCCTGACCACAATCCAGCGCCAGTCGCCGGAGTTGCAGGAGATTCGTCGAAGGAGTGAAGCCAAAATCGAGATCCATGCAGTCACGAACACCGGGTACGTCCTCGTCGTTCAGTGTCCAGCCTCCCGCCGCTGTTCGCTCGATAGAGAACGCGACGCTCCGCTCCCCGATCCAACCCCGGACATGACCGCTCTGCGCGCGCCACGAAACGTCGCAGGTTGCAGCGTACGTCAAACGAGCTGGCCGTCCGCCAAGCCCGAACACGGCCGCACCGTCAATCTGCCAGCCGGAGCCGTGCTGCTCGATCCGACACGCGTCGTGCCCCGGACTATCGAGCCGTCGCCAGAGAATTGAACCGACCGTCATGCAAGGCTTCCGTGTCCGGCGAGGATACTGGCGTTCAGCGATGGATGCGACGGGGAGCGCGCGACCCTTGACACTCGTCGACCCTGACGGGAAATTGCCGCTCAGAACGGAGACAAGAATGCGTTGGTATCACTATTTGGCGTATTTTTTTGGCGGGGCCTTCCTGGCGAACACGCTCCCGCATCTTGGGAACGGAATCTCGGGGCACCCGTTCCAGACCCCATTCGCATCGCCGCCGGGGGAAGGCCTGTCGTCGTCGACGGTCAATGTCCTGTGGGGCCTGTTCAATCTGGCCATCGGCTACCTGCTGGTCTGTCGGGTTGGAAAATTCGATCTGCGGAACACCAGGCAGGTGGTCGTCCTCGGTGCCGGCGTCGTAGCCCTCTCCCTCATGGCTGCCCGTGGCTTTGGTCGGTTCCACGGAGGTCTATGAGCTGACCTGCGCCTTCCAGCACAAAGAGGCCGCAGCAGGAACGTGGCCCAGACGTCGCTCGGTCTTCGCACGATCGCTTGACGGTCTTGCTGCGTGCAGCGGGGTACGGTAACGCGGGAATGCCCCCGGCCTCCACGATTCGTTCGACGATCATCGTCGCGTATTTGGGTGAATCCCGTCCGATGAAGTCTCGAATGGCCTGGAGATCGTCGTTGGCTTGCGGCGCCCACCTGATCGGACCCACCCCAGAAATCACTTCTTGACGTCCTCATGAGGAACCGTCTCGCCGGACTCCGATTGTTCCAACCCCGCTCGAACTTCGCTAGAAAATACAAGCGCTCCATGGCGTCCTCAACCGTAGCGTTCCTCGGGCAAGGTGTTCGACGGTCTCGACGACCTTCGGCTTCAGACCTGTTGAACCTATGCCCAGAAGACGTCTCGCCCACCACTGATCCGGCGCTCGCCGGCCCACGATTTGACGTTCAGCTGTGGGCAGCAGGAGGGTCGCGTTGGGCAGGGACATCAGTTCAGCGGTTTTGCTTCCCAATGATCAGCAACCTTCGCGACCGCTTCGCAATCGCAGTATCCCCCGCTTTCCTCAAGCCACTGGAGGCGCTTGTCGCTGGGTGATCCACGTCTTGGTGGCCTTCAATGAGTGATCACATCCGTCTCGCGCAACTGCCGAAGAGACGTGTGAGATTCAGCGGCGAGTGCCCGTACGAGCGTAGCGAGGAAGGACGATCGGCCGCTGCAATGCTTTGCTAGGCCGCGTCCTTCGTTCCAACAGGACAGGTCAAGGCCATGAATCGATCACCGAACTCGCCCATTTTTACCATATGCGATTGAAGGCGTTTGGAATCTACTGCATCGGCGTCGAACCGACCAATCGCGCCAAATACCAACAAACAATCCTCCGCGAAATTGTGCTGGACGGAGCTGAACCTTCCGTTCAGCGGATCAAGAGTCAGCGGAAACGATTGCGTGTGCTTGGCATAGTACGCGAGCTTTTGCAGGTCGTCCTCAAACACGGGATACCCGTGAGGTACAAATTTGAGCTCGACAGCGGCGACAACCTTTCCCGCCTCGATAACAAGAATGTCCGGAATTGCACGAATTGCAGCCATTTCGAAACCAGCCTCGCAGAGAACGGTGCGATCAGGCACCGCATCCTGCAGGAATCTGAAGAAGAACGCCTGCATGGTTCGTTCTGAATTGATACGCCCGTTCCTATATTGGCCGCAGACCATCTCCCAGGATTCCCAGATCGCATTCTTCATAGCAAAATACCCCCACGGTTTCGGAATCACGACCTCGAGGTAGGGAACGAGGCCATCACGTCCAAGAAACATACGGCGCAGATCGTCCGGTGCCGAACACTCTTCGCACCAACCGCAGTCCGGTCGACACGCCGAACATCCGATGAAGCCACAAGACGGACAAACGTAGAGGCAGTCGTCGTCCATCGAGATCGGCGAGCCGCAGGTCGAACATCCACTGTTCGCCGTCGAGATACTCCCAGTTGGGAAGTCACACCCTAGCACGACCGTATTATGCCGGCGTCGGTCAAGCCCGGCAAGCGCCTAGCAGTACTGGAATTCGCCAGCGGCTGCAGCCCGTCCGCTGCAATTCCGGTTAGCCGGCGGGATCGACATTCCAGTGTCCGCGCTCCAACACTGATCTTGCCACACCGCCACACCCAGGACAGAGCGAGGCACCGCTCACTCCTTCTCTCGCGAGTAGACGCATGAGATACGGTGATTGTCGGTTCGAAAAGGGTGAACTTTTTGAATCCAAGCGCTTCCTAAACGTTCCGCAACTTCAACATCGAGACCGCTAGCCGCGACCGGATCACCCCCTCCATTCGTCGAGATCGCTTTTAACGTAAATACTCCACGCTGCGCGCGTAGGTTTGGAATGCACGCGGTCGCCAAGGAAACGATAGGAAAAGCCAGTCTTGGCCGTCGGGGTGAAAGCGGTTTTGTCGCCGCGACCATTGCTGCACTGGTCAAATAACAGGGGCGCGACGGTCTTGCCGATGACGGCAGCGCAGGCGCCGGCTGATCAGTGCAATCGAACCGGGCCGGATCCGCGGCGTTGTCAGTGCGTGAGATACTTGGCAGAGTCTGATCATTGGCGATGGCTTTCCTCTCCACATGAACGCCCACGTCCTCATCGCGGACGGAGACCAGGCGATGGCCGAGAACATCGCCGCGACAGTGCAAACACTGGGCGCCCACACCACCATCGTGGCCGATCGACAGAACGCCCTGGCCCGGGCCACAAAGACTCGGTTCGACGTCGCCCTGATCGACGTGACGCTGCCCGACGGCGACGGCGTCTCCTTGCTCGATCCGCTGCGCGCGCTGTCGGCGTCCACGCAGATGGTGCTCCTCTGCGGCAACCCCAGCCTGGAGGGGGCGATGGCCGCGCTGCGGGCCGGCGCCCTGGCCTACGTACACAAGCCATTTTCGTCATCCGACCTGCTGGAGATCGTCCGCCGCGCTTGCGCCCAGGCGGCGCGATATCGGGAAGCAGAAAGTCTGCGCCTCGAGCTTGAGCTGTCCGAGCGCCGCTGGGAGCTGGTCGAATCGATGCCGTCATTCGCGTTGGCGCTGGACGAGATGGGGCGAATCACCACCTGGAATCGCCAGCTGGAGCAGGTGACCGGCCTTTCTCGTGAAGAGATGTTGGGGACGCCGGGCGCTGCCCTGGTCGGCTACGGTGAAGCACCGCAGGCGCTGCCGGTGAAAGGGGGCGGCGAACGCCAGGTGCGCTGGCGCCACGCCGAAGTTCAGGGACGGAGCGGCGAGCCCATGATCTATGCCGTCGGTATCGACGTCACCGACGAGCAAGAGATGTTGCGCCGCACGGCGCGGGCC
Coding sequences:
- a CDS encoding ATP-dependent RecD-like DNA helicase, with the translated sequence MDLFERGRLAGRGKGAADAREETLEGTVERIVYSGGDGEFTVARLKPTGAGDGAVVTIVGSLLGVPVGAALRVSGQQENTARFGPQFRVARYTELTPATLEGIRRYLGSGLIKGIGPEYAARIVERFGIETLEILDRDPTRIGEVAGIGPSRGRAIREAWAAQREVRKVMVFLQGYGVSPAFAARIYKRYGGAAIARVRENPYRLAFDVWGIGFLSADKLAAALGIERESVSRVEAGVRHVLQEGGSDGHVFLPRGRLVREAAALLGVADNLVQDAIDRLARAGDVAIDAAVTSGALESDPAVYDSALYGAEVALAQGLRRLMDAASTNALSVDADRALGWYEREAQISLASQQAEAVRRALTGKVVVITGGPGVGKTTIVRGIVSIFSRKGLTVALAAPTGRAAKRLSDATGQPAATLHRLLEWRPAESQFGRNAQRPLEADLLVVDECSMLDVRLGADLLNALASGTRLVLVGDVDQLPSVGPGSVLRDVITSGVVPTVRLTEIFRQAAQSLIVTNAHRIHDGEMPELGQRAPDAADDTRDFFVIEEDDPARAAAVIRDLVTVRLPRRYGLQPSDIQVLSPMHRGDLGAANLNALLQEAMTAGAPGLTRGARSFRVGDKVMQVRNDYDKEVWNGDIGRVDRVDAGAEMLVVRFEDREVTYDLDEIDELTLAYAATVHKSQGSEYPAVVIPIHTQHYVMLQRNLLYTAVTRGKRLVVMVGSRKALGLAVRNAEILLRCSGLAARLRAR
- a CDS encoding PBP1A family penicillin-binding protein — its product is MSPSQLPPGPRPGPPAPVRRRLEIANPSDGGFFYWLLKFYLFGAMVAGGLFLCGGFIAYCYFADTLPSVPDLATYHQVAATTTVVRAWDGTTLGELASERREILPYDRFPPQLIHAFLAAEDRRFYEHGGLDLRGIARALGANLRAGGVAQGGSTITQQVAKSFLSSERTLQRKIREAILARRLESHYSKRDILTLYLNQIFLGNGAYGVAAAARRYFDKSIDDIDLGEMAMLAGLARAPSRFSPLASIDRARARRDQVLTAMVASGYLTDSEANGWRAKPVVVRQRPDFFRLISPYFTEHVRRDVARRYGEKKLWEGGLQIETTLLPWIDLSAQENVDFSLRKLDKRQGWRGPVVRLSPAAAAEFRQRSLERYGADPPVEGRLYLGLVESVGEDGAQVRVGKWTYVLPPAAMSWAFPYSARDFVNDRGLESTANVLHVGDVVWVTNAYRSKLRRFSEWVYDSKSEVQWLAAFDDKAAGRAPPKTVELFLEQTPRVQGAVFSYDHHSGYVMAMVGGHDYDRSEFNRVVQACRQPGSAYKPIYYSLALDKGYGFGSLLNDVPRAEVDPITGEVWTPTNLNNTVEYQVTLEYALIWSKNVPSVQLFKLMGGHEVEKWARRLGISTPIIPDQALALGASCSRMDEMTRAFSAFARNGVLVDPVYIRRIRDRNGAVLEDNTAIGDPVGPPSDRLDRLVALAGQKQEPVISPRTAYLTSTLLRHVVTRGHAPAIRVANYPAAGKTGTSSATMDAWFVGFTSRWMTSTWMGDDLRERPLGQRDAAFMLTVPLFTRYMTEVTAGQPLQEIPWERPKGVKPGDTGGKVRTTVEEVLADRPGDTRPGPGGSGAVKSAAAKRIKAPPPPPAPRAVPQKAAALTAPAQESSPQPAPRPAPPPRQTQMQRTRPPSPEPAAVTAPPIKKPNRSTAGARPTKR
- a CDS encoding nitronate monooxygenase, producing the protein MPFATLKELLGTELPIVQAPMAGVQGSALAVAVCNAGGLGSLPCATLGVEALRTELAAIKAQTTRPFNVNFFCHTQPGPNEAREALWRQALAPYFAELGIDADAIAAGPGRSPFGAEAADVIGVFRPAVVSFHFGLPSETLLARVRRWGARVLSSATTVAEARWLEARGVDAVIAQGIQAGGHRGSFLSEDLSAQLGTLALVPQIVDAVKIPVIAAGGLADARGVAAALALGASGVQIGTAYLLCPEATTSTVHRAALKSDAAHVTALTNLFTGRAARGIVNRIMRELGPMSGAVPAFPLATSAIAPLRAKAESQGRGDFSPLWAGQNVSGCKEVAAAALTRELARPFSSTNNHE